ATATTGTCTGGAGTGCATGAAAAAGCAAAGTTACTACCTCCTGGGCATCATCGGGGTTACGGCGATGAGCGGCATCGAGCAGGCGCTGTGGGATATCTGCGGCAAGTATTACGGCGTTCCCGTCTGGCGTCTGTTGGGCGGCAAGGTCCGCGACAGGGTCCGCGTCTATACGCACCTTGGCCTCGGCGACATGCGCTCCGTCTACGAGACCTTCGAAACGGCGCGCCTGGTGGAGAAGGCGCAGGCCGTCATAGAGAAGGGATACGACGCTTTGAAGGTGGTGTTCATTCCCTACAGCGGCTATCTGGCCGGGAACGCGGAGAGAAAGCAGGTCGGCCGCCTGATGGAGGCCCTGCGCGGCGCTGTCGGGGATTCCATAGATATTATGATAGATTTTCACGGACGCCCGGAGTCAACCGCCTGCGCCCTCGACTATATCAGGGAGCTTGTCCCTTACGCCCCGATGTTCTGCGAGGAACCGGTGCAGCCCGGCGATACGGAGTCGCTTCGTTTCGTAACGGAACATGCCGGATGCGCGATCGCCTCGGGCGAACGTCTCATCGGTTTTGAGGAATTTGTCCCCGTCTTTACGGCGCGCGCCCTCCATGTGGCGCAGCCCGATCTGAGCCACACGGGAGGCTTCCTTGAGGGTAAGAGGATCGCCGCGCTTGCGGACGCCCATATGATCGGCATCGCCCCGCACAATCCCAACGGCCCCATCGCGGGCGCGGTTGCCCTCCATTATGACATATCGGTGCCCAATTTCGTGATACAGGAAGAGATGAGCAAGGCCGTTCCCTGGTATGACGACGTCGTCACCGCCTCCCCGATAAAGAGGGAGGGCTCCTTCTGGAGTCTCCCGACCGAGCCGGGGCTGGGTATCGAGGTCGATGAGAAAGAGGCCGCGAAACATCCCTACAAGGACGACGTGCTCCATTCCGCCTCCGCGCTTCTGGGCGACGGAACGGTAACTAACTGGTAAATGAGGGTGAACGGAAGATGATTTCATTCAAATGTCCCGGAGGGGTCTATAACGCGATACCGGGCCGCATCCTCTTCGGAAGGGGATCGCTGAAAGATGTCGCCGGTGAGGTCGAACATCTCGGCGGCAAAAAGGCGCTGGTAATTTCAACGCCGGGCAGAAAGCCTCTGGCGGAGAGAACGGCGGCGCTTATCGGCGGCAGCTGCGTCGGCATCCTGCCGGAGGCGGTGTCGCAGGTCCCGATAGAGCTGGCCATAGAGGGAAGGAAAAAGGTAAGAGAGATGGGGGCGGACTGCCTCGTCACCGTCGGCGGCGGCGCCGCGGTCGGATTGGCCAAGGGTATTGCCTACGAGGTGAAACTTCCCATCATAAATATCGCGACGACATATTCAGGCTCCGAGGTGACCGGTTTCTGCGGCATGACGATCGACGGCGTGAAGCAGATGCACATCAGCCTCAACATGCTTGCGAGCACGCTGATATACGATCCCGAGCTTACGCTCTCGCTGCCGGTGAAGGTGAGCGCCGCGAGCGCGATGAACGCTCTCGCGCACTGTGTCGACGCCGTCTATGTTTCCACCGTGAACCCCGTCGTAGCGATCGCCGCAGCGGAGGGGGCGAAACATGTTTTTGAGGCAGCTCCGGCGGTGGCGGCGGCTCCCGATGATATAGAGGCGCGGGAGAGGCTTCTGTTAGGTTCGTACCTCGCGGGTATAGCCCTCACCGGCGGCTTTGCGCTGCAGCACGGGCTGGCCCATGTGCTTGGCGGCACCTTCCATATAGAACACGGGCTGGCGCACGCCCTTGTGCTGCCCTATGTCGCGGCCTTCCACGCGCACCGTGTCCCCGCCGCCCTCGTCCCGATCGCGGCGGCG
The genomic region above belongs to Cloacibacillus sp. and contains:
- a CDS encoding enolase C-terminal domain-like protein, which codes for MASNFGNRESLKITKIETIVVNAEMRNWIFVKVCTDQDGLYGWGEASLNWKTKTVVSAVDDLSRMVVGKDPRDIEYCLECMKKQSYYLLGIIGVTAMSGIEQALWDICGKYYGVPVWRLLGGKVRDRVRVYTHLGLGDMRSVYETFETARLVEKAQAVIEKGYDALKVVFIPYSGYLAGNAERKQVGRLMEALRGAVGDSIDIMIDFHGRPESTACALDYIRELVPYAPMFCEEPVQPGDTESLRFVTEHAGCAIASGERLIGFEEFVPVFTARALHVAQPDLSHTGGFLEGKRIAALADAHMIGIAPHNPNGPIAGAVALHYDISVPNFVIQEEMSKAVPWYDDVVTASPIKREGSFWSLPTEPGLGIEVDEKEAAKHPYKDDVLHSASALLGDGTVTNW
- a CDS encoding maleylacetate reductase; translation: MISFKCPGGVYNAIPGRILFGRGSLKDVAGEVEHLGGKKALVISTPGRKPLAERTAALIGGSCVGILPEAVSQVPIELAIEGRKKVREMGADCLVTVGGGAAVGLAKGIAYEVKLPIINIATTYSGSEVTGFCGMTIDGVKQMHISLNMLASTLIYDPELTLSLPVKVSAASAMNALAHCVDAVYVSTVNPVVAIAAAEGAKHVFEAAPAVAAAPDDIEARERLLLGSYLAGIALTGGFALQHGLAHVLGGTFHIEHGLAHALVLPYVAAFHAHRVPAALVPIAAALKTNVSDLGGAIYDMRAKLGLPSSLRETGFAEKDLDKLVRITIETDNGYNPVPVTEEAVSEIVAQMWGGERPRR